A single region of the Verrucomicrobiota bacterium genome encodes:
- the rplU gene encoding 50S ribosomal protein L21, which yields MYAVLETGSKQYRVAPGDRVEIERLDVPAGQSYTFDRVLLVNNEGKVSVGSPTVAQASVVADVVEHIRGPKLIAFKMRRREGYHRKVGHRQELTVVKIKEIKT from the coding sequence ATGTACGCTGTATTGGAAACCGGCAGTAAACAGTATCGAGTCGCGCCGGGCGACCGCGTGGAGATCGAACGTCTGGACGTGCCCGCGGGCCAGTCCTATACGTTCGACCGGGTCTTGCTCGTGAACAATGAAGGGAAGGTCTCGGTCGGGTCGCCGACGGTGGCGCAGGCCAGTGTCGTGGCCGATGTCGTGGAGCACATTCGTGGCCCCAAACTCATCGCTTTCAAGATGCGGCGCCGCGAGGGTTACCACCGCAAAGTGGGGCATCGCCAGGAACTCACGGTCGTGAAGATCAAAGAAATCAAGACGTAG
- a CDS encoding 50S ribosomal protein L27 produces MAHKKGQGSVRNGRDSVSKRLGVKRFGGEFVTAGSILVRQRGTKFVAGKNVGTGRDWTLFALTDGRVAFDKDSHRINVLPEPAPASN; encoded by the coding sequence ATGGCACACAAGAAAGGTCAAGGCAGCGTCCGCAACGGGCGCGATAGCGTCAGCAAGCGGCTGGGCGTAAAACGATTTGGCGGCGAGTTCGTCACCGCCGGCAGCATTCTCGTGCGGCAGCGCGGCACCAAGTTCGTCGCGGGAAAAAACGTCGGCACGGGGCGCGACTGGACTTTGTTCGCGCTAACGGATGGCCGCGTGGCTTTCGACAAGGACAGCCACCGGATCAACGTTTTGCCTGAGCCGGCTCCTGCGAGCAATTAA
- the obgE gene encoding GTPase ObgE codes for MFVDEVKIFARAGHGGKGCVAFHRETFVPKGGPSGGNGGRGGNVILQADHDLNNLIAQYYSPRLIAENGKAGMGKGMDGRAGKDLIVKVPCGTLVWKLPPDSPPCAVEETSAESEEPVAQPLKLSTAQRPVFRRSGGIPALEIDLTNEPESSGRTDSDPGGELVADLVRHGEQFVLCQGGRGGLGNRNFATARRQTPRFAQPGEPGGEGQFRLELRLIAEVGLVGYPNAGKSTLLSAISHARPKIAPYPFTTLHPQIGIVEYADFHRLTVCDVPGLIEGAHRNVGLGHAFLRHIQRCKILVLLLDMAGTDGRAPWDDYHQLINELGLYDPKLLDRPRLVVANKMDEPVAERNLKKFKQKVRKTGVLPIAAAFGEGVEKFKDTIREAVVSTGGT; via the coding sequence ATGTTTGTTGATGAAGTAAAGATTTTCGCCCGGGCCGGGCATGGCGGCAAGGGATGCGTCGCGTTCCACCGCGAAACGTTCGTGCCCAAAGGCGGACCCAGCGGCGGCAATGGCGGGCGGGGAGGAAATGTGATCCTCCAGGCCGACCACGATTTGAACAACCTCATCGCGCAGTATTATTCCCCGAGATTGATCGCGGAGAACGGCAAGGCCGGGATGGGCAAAGGCATGGATGGACGCGCTGGAAAGGATCTGATCGTGAAAGTCCCTTGCGGCACGCTGGTCTGGAAATTGCCCCCGGACTCCCCGCCCTGCGCAGTCGAGGAAACTTCCGCAGAAAGCGAAGAACCCGTTGCGCAGCCCCTTAAGCTTTCCACGGCGCAGCGGCCGGTTTTCCGGCGATCGGGCGGGATTCCAGCTCTGGAAATCGACCTGACGAACGAGCCGGAGAGTTCGGGCAGAACGGATTCCGATCCGGGGGGAGAATTGGTGGCGGACTTGGTGCGGCACGGCGAGCAATTCGTGCTCTGCCAGGGAGGCCGCGGCGGTTTGGGAAACCGCAACTTCGCCACGGCGCGCCGGCAAACGCCCCGGTTTGCCCAACCGGGCGAACCCGGCGGCGAGGGCCAATTCCGTCTGGAGTTGCGATTGATCGCGGAGGTTGGGCTGGTGGGTTACCCAAACGCCGGGAAATCCACGCTGCTATCCGCGATTTCTCACGCGCGGCCCAAGATTGCGCCATATCCGTTCACCACGCTGCACCCGCAGATTGGGATCGTGGAGTATGCGGACTTTCATCGGCTGACGGTCTGCGATGTGCCCGGATTGATCGAGGGCGCGCACCGGAACGTGGGTCTGGGGCACGCGTTTCTCCGCCACATCCAGCGCTGCAAGATTCTGGTGTTGCTGCTGGACATGGCCGGGACGGACGGGCGTGCGCCCTGGGACGACTATCACCAGTTGATCAATGAACTTGGACTTTACGATCCGAAGTTGCTGGACCGACCGCGCCTGGTCGTAGCCAACAAAATGGACGAGCCCGTGGCGGAGCGGAACCTGAAGAAGTTCAAACAGAAAGTTCGAAAGACGGGCGTCCTGCCCATCGCCGCGGCTTTTGGCGAAGGCGTGGAGAAGTTCAAAGACACCATTCGCGAAGCCGTGGTTTCGACCGGCGGGACTTAG
- the ychF gene encoding redox-regulated ATPase YchF, producing the protein MLKAGIVGLPNVGKSTLFNALTRSHKAEAAAFPFCTINPNLGVVAVPDPRLEALAKIAKSPAVVHAAIEFVDIAGLVKGASRGEGLGNKFLSHIREVDAIIQAVRCFEDENIPHVAGAIDPVRDIETIFTELVLADLESVQSRLEKVSKDAKRGDKAAATEMEVLKKIELHLNQGKPANTLRLAPEERAAAKSVFLLSDKPTIFAANVKESDLADAIGIFNRGEQGLSSTSALHVSQVRDYTRTHHGCETVVICAQLESDLVDLSPDEASEYLRELGVTESGVGALIRGTYHLLGLRTFFTANEKEARAWTVHAGDTAPRAAGIIHTDFERGFIKAETVAFDDLTRCGSLAAAREHGLYRVEGRDYVVQDGDVILFKFHV; encoded by the coding sequence ATGTTAAAAGCCGGCATCGTTGGATTGCCCAACGTCGGGAAATCGACGTTGTTCAATGCGCTGACGCGGTCGCACAAGGCGGAAGCGGCGGCTTTTCCGTTCTGCACGATCAACCCCAACCTGGGCGTGGTCGCCGTGCCCGATCCCCGATTGGAGGCGCTCGCAAAGATCGCGAAGTCCCCGGCTGTCGTCCACGCCGCGATTGAGTTCGTGGATATCGCGGGGCTGGTCAAAGGCGCGTCGCGAGGGGAAGGGCTGGGCAACAAATTCCTCAGCCACATTCGCGAGGTCGATGCGATCATTCAGGCGGTCCGTTGTTTCGAGGACGAGAACATTCCGCACGTGGCCGGCGCAATCGATCCGGTGCGAGACATTGAAACGATCTTCACGGAACTGGTCCTGGCGGATCTGGAGTCGGTCCAGAGCCGTTTGGAGAAAGTGTCGAAAGACGCCAAACGCGGAGACAAAGCAGCCGCGACCGAGATGGAGGTGCTCAAGAAAATCGAGCTTCACTTGAATCAAGGCAAACCGGCGAACACGCTGCGGCTGGCTCCGGAAGAGCGCGCCGCCGCGAAATCGGTTTTCCTCCTGTCCGACAAGCCGACGATTTTCGCGGCCAATGTCAAAGAGAGCGACCTGGCCGATGCGATTGGCATCTTCAATCGTGGGGAACAAGGTCTCAGTTCAACGAGCGCTCTCCACGTGTCCCAAGTCCGCGACTACACGCGCACCCACCACGGCTGCGAGACGGTCGTGATCTGCGCGCAATTGGAAAGCGATCTGGTCGATCTATCTCCGGACGAAGCAAGCGAATATCTTCGCGAACTGGGCGTCACGGAATCCGGCGTCGGGGCGTTGATCCGCGGCACGTATCATTTGCTGGGCTTGCGGACCTTCTTCACGGCGAATGAGAAGGAAGCCCGCGCCTGGACGGTTCACGCCGGGGACACGGCGCCACGCGCCGCAGGCATCATTCACACCGATTTCGAGCGCGGCTTTATCAAAGCCGAGACCGTGGCGTTCGATGATCTCACCCGGTGCGGCTCGTTGGCCGCGGCTCGCGAGCACGGACTGTATCGCGTGGAGGGCCGGGACTACGTGGTGCAGGATGGGGACGTGATCCTGTTCAAGTTCCATGTCTAA